The following proteins come from a genomic window of Limnohabitans sp. 103DPR2:
- the bamC gene encoding outer membrane protein assembly factor BamC, translated as MPRQLTTLASAAALTCLLAGCSTLEESKIDYKSASQAPTLEIPPDLTQLKRDSRYQVAGSASALASAAAPAARTANDAGTATNQAGDVRIVRNGTQRYLVVQRSADSVWEPLREFWKDNGFVLTTDQPELGIMETDWAENRAKLPQDFLRKAVGKMFDSLYSTGERDRFRTRIERTDKGLEITVTHRGMKEIYTSTLKDQTVWTPREADVELEVEFLRRMMLRLGGQNLSSASTAVAAAAPAARATTGMASDVKLTKLNQLPAIEIQDGFDRAWRRVGVAIDRTGFTVEDRDRAQGVFFVRYAPPGTSDKEPGFFAKLFSSEKTTPALAKYRIAVTSKGDVSTVQVQGADGIPESSANADKIIKLLADEIK; from the coding sequence ATGCCTCGTCAATTGACCACATTGGCCAGCGCTGCGGCCCTCACCTGTTTGCTTGCAGGTTGCTCTACTTTGGAAGAAAGCAAAATCGATTACAAAAGCGCCAGCCAGGCGCCTACGCTTGAGATTCCGCCAGACCTCACACAATTGAAGCGCGACTCGCGTTACCAAGTGGCAGGCTCTGCCAGCGCATTGGCCAGTGCAGCAGCACCGGCAGCCCGTACCGCCAACGATGCAGGCACCGCCACCAACCAAGCGGGCGATGTCCGAATTGTGCGCAATGGCACGCAGCGTTATTTGGTCGTCCAACGCAGCGCCGATTCGGTTTGGGAACCGCTGCGCGAATTCTGGAAAGACAATGGCTTTGTGCTCACCACCGATCAGCCTGAATTGGGCATCATGGAAACTGACTGGGCCGAGAATCGCGCCAAGTTGCCCCAAGACTTTCTCAGAAAAGCTGTCGGCAAAATGTTTGACTCACTCTACTCCACGGGTGAACGCGATCGCTTTAGAACGCGCATTGAGCGTACCGACAAAGGTCTGGAAATTACGGTCACGCACCGCGGCATGAAAGAGATTTATACCAGTACCTTGAAGGATCAAACGGTTTGGACACCGCGTGAAGCCGATGTGGAATTGGAAGTTGAATTCTTGCGTCGCATGATGCTGCGTCTTGGCGGACAAAACTTGTCCTCCGCTTCGACGGCTGTCGCTGCTGCCGCGCCAGCCGCCCGCGCCACAACTGGCATGGCGTCTGACGTCAAGCTTACCAAGCTCAATCAATTGCCCGCCATTGAGATTCAGGATGGATTTGACCGCGCATGGCGCAGAGTAGGTGTGGCCATTGACCGCACAGGCTTTACCGTCGAAGACCGCGATCGCGCGCAAGGTGTGTTCTTTGTTCGCTACGCGCCCCCTGGCACCTCAGACAAAGAACCTGGCTTTTTTGCCAAATTGTTCTCGAGCGAAAAAACCACGCCAGCCTTGGCCAAATACCGCATTGCTGTCACCAGCAAGGGCGATGTTTCAACGGTTCAAGTACAAGGCGCCGATGGCATACCAGAAAGTTCGGCCAATGCCGACAAGATCATCAAGCTGCTGGCAGACGAGATCAAATAA
- the dapA gene encoding 4-hydroxy-tetrahydrodipicolinate synthase, with translation MTKTFQPITGSIPALITPMLEDGSVDYASLRKLIDWHIAEGTDCIGVVGTTGESPTVNVEEHREIIRVSVEQAKGRVPIMAGCGANSTAEAIELAKFAKSVGADCQLQVVPYYNKPTQEGMYQHFKAIAEAVPNLPIILYNVPGRSVADMQHDTVLRLAQVPGIVGIKEATGNIERAQWLIRDLPKEFAVYSGDDPTAVALMLCGGKGNVSVTANVAPRLMHELCVAAMAGNVQKAMEIQFKLMPVHKNLFVEANPIPVKWAMKRMGLCGGTLRLPMTELSTPQQPVVEAALRASGLI, from the coding sequence ATGACGAAAACTTTCCAACCCATTACTGGCAGTATCCCCGCCCTCATCACCCCCATGCTGGAGGACGGTTCGGTGGACTACGCCAGCCTGCGAAAATTGATCGACTGGCACATTGCCGAAGGCACAGACTGCATTGGCGTGGTGGGCACCACGGGTGAGTCTCCCACCGTGAATGTTGAAGAGCACCGCGAGATCATCCGCGTGTCTGTCGAACAAGCCAAAGGCCGCGTGCCCATCATGGCGGGCTGTGGCGCCAACTCCACAGCGGAAGCCATCGAATTGGCCAAGTTTGCCAAAAGCGTCGGCGCCGACTGCCAATTGCAAGTGGTGCCCTATTACAACAAGCCCACCCAAGAAGGCATGTACCAGCACTTCAAAGCCATCGCCGAAGCAGTGCCTAACTTGCCCATCATTTTGTACAACGTGCCCGGCCGTTCCGTGGCCGACATGCAGCACGACACTGTGTTGCGTTTGGCTCAAGTCCCTGGCATCGTCGGTATCAAAGAAGCCACAGGCAACATCGAACGCGCTCAGTGGCTCATTCGCGATTTGCCCAAAGAATTTGCGGTGTATTCGGGTGATGATCCTACAGCGGTTGCATTGATGCTGTGCGGTGGCAAAGGCAATGTCAGTGTCACTGCCAACGTGGCGCCGCGTTTGATGCATGAATTGTGCGTTGCGGCCATGGCAGGCAATGTTCAAAAAGCCATGGAAATTCAATTCAAATTGATGCCTGTGCACAAAAATTTATTTGTCGAAGCCAACCCTATCCCAGTGAAATGGGCCATGAAACGCATGGGACTTTGCGGCGGCACATTGCGCTTGCCTATGACCGAACTGTCAACACCTCAGCAACCTGTGGTGGAAGCCGCGTTGCGTGCAAGCGGACTCATTTAA
- a CDS encoding class I SAM-dependent methyltransferase, whose product MHGTEDPSAWVTRWTHLLPPQSQVLDLACGAGRHMRWLAGHGHQCTGVDRSAEALATAQAYGQVLEADIEGGPWPLEGQLFDAVIVTHYLWRPLMPRILESLKPHGFLIYETFALGHEKIGKPSRPDFLLKPGELLQTCAKMHVIAYEDGFSEQPPKFVQRIVATPQVPASGQQIGLGCR is encoded by the coding sequence ATGCACGGAACCGAAGATCCTTCAGCCTGGGTCACCCGCTGGACTCATCTCCTGCCCCCTCAAAGCCAAGTGCTCGACTTGGCTTGTGGTGCTGGCCGGCACATGCGCTGGTTGGCGGGACATGGCCATCAATGCACTGGCGTTGACCGCTCAGCCGAAGCTTTGGCGACAGCCCAAGCCTATGGTCAAGTGTTGGAAGCAGACATCGAGGGCGGCCCTTGGCCTTTGGAGGGGCAGCTTTTTGACGCCGTGATCGTGACCCATTACCTGTGGCGACCTTTGATGCCGCGCATTTTGGAAAGCCTCAAGCCACACGGCTTCTTGATTTACGAGACCTTTGCCCTAGGCCATGAAAAAATTGGCAAACCGTCCAGGCCTGACTTTTTGCTCAAACCTGGCGAATTGCTGCAGACTTGCGCAAAGATGCACGTCATCGCCTACGAAGACGGCTTCTCCGAACAACCCCCTAAATTTGTACAGCGCATTGTGGCCACCCCACAAGTCCCGGCATCTGGTCAACAGATTGGCCTTGGCTGTCGTTAG
- a CDS encoding DNA topoisomerase IV subunit B: MATTTSSNSSPEYGEGSIRVLKGLEPVKQRPGMYTRTDNPLHIIQEVLDNAADEALAGHGKKIKVVLHTDGSVSIEDDGRGIPFGLHPEEKAPVIELVFTRLHAGGKFDKGKGGAYSFSGGLHGVGVSVTNALAKRLEATSYREGQVATLAFSGGDVVEALVTRKAVEGDRKQGTTVRVWPDAKYFESSALPMAELTHLLRSKAVLMPGVTVTLLNEKTKDTQTWQYKAGLRDYLMQTLTGDPVIPLFEGEGFADGNNDSFAEGEGASWAVAFTEDGQPVRESYVNLIPTSAGGTHDSGLRDGLFTAVKSFIELHSLLPKGVKLMPEDVFARASFVLSAKVLDPQFQGQIKERLNSRDAVRLVSSFVRPTMELWLNEHVEYGKKLAELAIKAAQHRQKAGQKVEKRKSSGVAVLPGKLTDCESKDIAHNEVFLVEGDSAGGSAKMGRDKECQAILPLRGKVLNTWEVDRDRLFANNEIHDISVAIGVDPHGPNDSPDLSGLRYGKICILSDADVDGSHIQVLLLTLFFRHFPKLIETGNVFVARPPLFRVDAPARGKKPAAKMYALDEAELQSMLDKLRKDGVREGAWSISRFKGLGEMSAEQLWETTLNPDTRRLLPVQLGNLDFAQTESLITQLMGKGEAAARRELMELHGDAIEVDI, from the coding sequence ATGGCTACTACTACCTCTTCCAATTCATCTCCCGAATACGGCGAAGGCTCCATTCGAGTCTTGAAAGGCTTAGAGCCTGTCAAACAACGTCCGGGCATGTACACCCGCACCGACAACCCCTTGCACATCATTCAAGAAGTGCTCGACAACGCGGCCGACGAGGCGCTGGCGGGTCACGGAAAAAAGATCAAAGTGGTGTTGCACACCGACGGCTCGGTCAGCATCGAAGACGACGGTCGTGGCATTCCATTTGGTTTGCACCCTGAAGAAAAAGCCCCCGTCATTGAGTTGGTGTTCACGCGCTTGCATGCAGGCGGCAAGTTTGACAAAGGCAAGGGCGGCGCCTACAGCTTTTCGGGTGGTTTGCATGGCGTGGGTGTGAGTGTTACCAACGCCTTGGCCAAACGCCTGGAAGCCACCAGCTACCGCGAAGGCCAAGTGGCCACGCTGGCGTTTTCTGGCGGCGATGTGGTCGAAGCCTTGGTGACTCGCAAAGCAGTCGAGGGCGATCGCAAACAGGGCACCACGGTGCGCGTGTGGCCCGACGCCAAGTATTTCGAATCCAGTGCCTTGCCCATGGCCGAGCTCACGCATTTGCTGCGCAGCAAAGCGGTGCTCATGCCTGGCGTCACGGTCACGTTGCTGAACGAAAAAACCAAGGACACCCAAACTTGGCAATACAAAGCGGGCCTGCGTGATTACCTCATGCAAACACTCACCGGAGACCCGGTCATTCCTTTGTTCGAAGGTGAAGGTTTTGCCGATGGCAACAACGACAGCTTTGCTGAAGGCGAGGGTGCCAGTTGGGCGGTGGCCTTCACCGAAGACGGTCAACCTGTGCGTGAGAGTTATGTCAACCTGATTCCCACCAGTGCCGGTGGCACGCACGACAGTGGCCTGCGTGATGGCTTGTTCACGGCGGTGAAGAGCTTCATTGAACTGCACAGCTTGTTGCCCAAGGGCGTGAAACTCATGCCCGAAGACGTGTTTGCACGTGCCAGTTTTGTGCTGTCGGCCAAAGTGCTCGATCCCCAATTCCAAGGACAAATCAAAGAGCGTTTGAACTCGCGCGATGCCGTGCGATTGGTGTCCAGTTTCGTGAGACCCACCATGGAGCTGTGGCTCAATGAGCACGTAGAGTACGGCAAAAAATTGGCCGAGCTGGCCATCAAGGCGGCGCAGCATCGCCAGAAGGCAGGTCAAAAAGTTGAGAAGCGCAAGAGCTCTGGCGTGGCAGTGTTGCCAGGCAAACTGACCGATTGCGAAAGCAAAGACATTGCGCACAACGAAGTGTTCTTGGTCGAGGGCGACTCTGCAGGTGGCAGCGCCAAGATGGGTCGCGACAAAGAATGCCAAGCCATTTTGCCGCTGCGCGGCAAAGTGCTCAACACGTGGGAAGTTGATCGCGATCGCCTGTTTGCCAACAACGAAATTCACGACATTTCGGTGGCCATTGGCGTTGATCCGCATGGCCCTAACGACTCACCCGATTTGTCGGGTTTGCGTTACGGCAAGATTTGCATCTTGAGTGATGCCGATGTGGATGGTTCTCACATCCAAGTCTTGTTGCTGACCTTGTTCTTCCGTCATTTCCCCAAGTTGATCGAAACCGGCAATGTGTTTGTCGCGCGTCCGCCACTGTTCCGTGTGGATGCACCAGCACGCGGCAAGAAACCAGCTGCCAAAATGTACGCATTGGATGAAGCTGAGTTGCAAAGCATGCTCGATAAACTGCGCAAAGATGGCGTGCGCGAAGGCGCATGGAGCATCAGCCGATTCAAGGGCTTGGGCGAGATGAGTGCCGAGCAGTTGTGGGAAACCACGCTCAACCCCGACACGCGCCGTTTGTTGCCCGTGCAACTGGGTAATTTGGATTTTGCACAAACAGAAAGTTTGATCACACAACTGATGGGCAAAGGCGAGGCCGCCGCTCGTCGTGAACTCATGGAATTGCATGGCGATGCCATTGAGGTGGACATTTAA
- the parC gene encoding DNA topoisomerase IV subunit A, translating into MNDQPTLDLQNSESDDSLNLATYAQRAYLEYALSVVKGRALPDVCDGQKPVQRRILYSMSRMGLGFSGATGAKPVKSARVVGDVLGRFHPHGDQAAYDALVRMAQDFSQRYPLIDGQGNFGSRDGDGAAAMRYTEARLSKITTLLLDEIDQGTVDFIPNYDGSTEEPRQLPARLPFVLMNGASGIAVGLATEIPSHNLREVADACVALIKSPKLTDEELFALIPGPDFPGGGQIISPASDIADAYRTGRGSLKVRARWKIEDMARGQWQLVVTELPIGVSSQKVLEEIEELTNPKVKAGKKALSADQMQLKASILSVLDVVRDESSKDAAVRLVFEPKTSRIEQQELITSLLAHTSLETSSPINMTSVGIDGKPVQKSLRQMISEWITFRQQTIVRRSEHRLGKVMDRIHILEGRQLVLLNIDEVIAIIRQSDEPKQSLMDRFKLSERQAEDILEIRLRQLARLEGIKIEQELKELRTEQTQLEEILANPATLKRLMVKEIEQDAKTFADPRRTLIQEEKKAVAEVKVVDEPVTVVVSQKGWVRARQGHGHDASSFAFKSGDGLYGTFECRTVDTLLAFGTAQKGSGRVYSVPVASLPGARGDGQPITTLIELEAGTQVAHFFAGPANATLLLSSSGGYGFMATVENMISRQKGGKSFITVGEGELVCAPSHVSGSSATPAAGASPMPAATHVACASTGGRILTFEISELKLMEKGGRGLMLLDLEAKDTLAGAAAYTRSVKLTGIGRGGKDREETLEIRSLNNARAARARKGKAADLGFKPTQISRVE; encoded by the coding sequence ATGAACGATCAACCCACTTTAGACCTTCAAAACAGCGAGTCCGATGACTCGCTGAATTTGGCCACTTACGCACAACGCGCCTACCTTGAATATGCATTGAGCGTGGTCAAAGGCCGCGCATTGCCCGATGTGTGCGATGGCCAAAAACCAGTACAGCGACGCATTCTCTATTCCATGTCCCGCATGGGTTTGGGCTTCTCTGGTGCGACAGGTGCCAAGCCCGTCAAAAGTGCGCGTGTGGTGGGCGATGTGCTGGGTCGTTTTCACCCTCACGGTGACCAAGCCGCCTACGATGCACTGGTGCGCATGGCTCAAGATTTCAGCCAGCGATATCCGCTGATTGATGGTCAAGGCAACTTCGGTAGCCGCGACGGTGATGGCGCAGCGGCCATGCGTTACACAGAAGCGCGACTTTCCAAAATCACCACTTTGCTGTTGGATGAAATTGACCAAGGCACGGTCGATTTCATTCCCAATTACGATGGCTCAACTGAAGAGCCGCGCCAACTGCCAGCGCGTTTGCCTTTTGTGTTGATGAACGGTGCCAGTGGCATTGCGGTGGGTTTGGCCACCGAAATCCCAAGCCACAACTTGCGCGAGGTGGCCGATGCTTGCGTGGCCCTCATCAAGTCGCCCAAATTGACGGACGAGGAATTGTTCGCACTGATTCCTGGTCCCGACTTTCCAGGCGGCGGTCAAATCATCAGCCCAGCCTCTGACATTGCGGATGCGTATCGCACCGGTCGTGGTTCTCTCAAGGTGCGCGCGCGTTGGAAGATTGAAGACATGGCGCGCGGCCAATGGCAATTGGTGGTCACTGAGTTGCCCATTGGTGTCAGCTCGCAAAAAGTGCTGGAAGAAATTGAAGAGCTCACCAACCCCAAAGTGAAGGCGGGCAAGAAAGCCCTGAGTGCAGACCAAATGCAACTCAAGGCCAGCATCTTGTCAGTGCTCGATGTGGTGCGCGATGAGTCCAGCAAAGATGCTGCAGTGCGCTTGGTGTTTGAGCCCAAGACCAGCCGCATTGAACAGCAAGAATTGATCACATCTTTGCTGGCGCACACCAGCTTGGAGACCTCGTCACCCATCAACATGACTTCGGTTGGCATTGATGGCAAGCCCGTGCAAAAGTCATTGCGTCAAATGATTTCGGAATGGATCACATTCCGTCAGCAAACCATTGTGCGCCGCTCTGAGCATCGCTTGGGCAAGGTGATGGACCGCATTCACATTTTGGAAGGCCGTCAGTTGGTGTTGCTCAACATCGACGAGGTGATTGCCATCATTCGCCAAAGCGATGAGCCCAAGCAATCCTTGATGGACCGCTTCAAACTGAGCGAACGCCAAGCCGAAGACATTCTTGAAATTCGCCTGCGCCAATTGGCCCGTTTGGAAGGCATCAAGATTGAGCAAGAGCTCAAGGAATTGCGCACAGAGCAAACTCAGCTTGAAGAAATATTGGCCAATCCAGCAACGCTCAAACGCTTGATGGTCAAGGAAATTGAACAAGACGCCAAGACATTCGCCGATCCACGTCGCACCCTCATTCAAGAAGAAAAGAAGGCTGTGGCTGAAGTCAAAGTGGTGGACGAACCTGTCACGGTGGTGGTGTCACAAAAAGGCTGGGTGCGTGCACGCCAAGGCCATGGTCACGACGCAAGCAGTTTTGCATTCAAGTCAGGCGACGGTTTGTATGGCACCTTTGAATGTCGCACGGTTGATACCTTGCTGGCATTTGGGACCGCCCAAAAAGGCAGTGGTCGCGTTTACTCTGTGCCCGTGGCGTCATTGCCAGGCGCGCGAGGCGATGGTCAGCCCATCACCACCCTGATTGAACTGGAGGCGGGGACGCAAGTGGCGCATTTCTTTGCAGGTCCTGCCAACGCCACTTTGTTGCTGTCCAGTTCGGGTGGGTATGGCTTCATGGCCACCGTGGAAAACATGATCTCGCGCCAAAAAGGCGGTAAATCATTCATCACAGTCGGAGAGGGCGAATTGGTATGCGCGCCTTCACATGTTTCGGGCTCCAGTGCCACGCCGGCTGCAGGTGCGTCGCCGATGCCGGCAGCCACACATGTTGCTTGTGCTTCAACAGGCGGCCGTATTCTCACATTTGAAATCAGCGAACTCAAGTTGATGGAGAAGGGCGGACGTGGTTTGATGTTGTTGGACCTTGAAGCCAAAGACACCTTGGCCGGTGCAGCGGCTTACACCCGCAGTGTGAAGCTGACGGGCATTGGCCGTGGTGGCAAAGACCGCGAAGAGACTTTGGAAATTCGCAGCTTGAACAATGCGCGTGCAGCCCGTGCGCGCAAAGGAAAAGCTGCTGATCTGGGTTTTAAGCCCACACAAATCTCACGCGTGGAATAA
- a CDS encoding response regulator transcription factor — protein MKPLCVSFVEQDHHLAEQVLAHLSSTGMQGIHCKHPDELNQQNVQGTCDVVILDAVTLGEQSLTLAAQLAKHPELRVIMVAPASQPEERIAAIAAGADVCISKPFNTIELIAIVQRLAARLPRTVKTGWTIDPVRALLTGPANNAIDLTAMETVLLTQLAMAPEQALRSDALEKAIWGLSDFYNNKRLQVCVSRLRKKLTHRHGPEELLATCWRSTYQFVPRMHFAPKH, from the coding sequence ATGAAACCACTCTGCGTCAGCTTCGTTGAACAAGATCACCACTTGGCCGAACAGGTGCTGGCGCACCTGAGCAGCACGGGCATGCAGGGCATTCACTGCAAGCACCCCGACGAGCTGAATCAACAAAATGTTCAAGGCACGTGCGATGTGGTGATCTTGGATGCGGTTACCTTGGGCGAACAAAGTTTGACCCTGGCGGCGCAATTGGCCAAACACCCAGAGCTTCGCGTCATCATGGTGGCGCCAGCCTCTCAGCCTGAAGAAAGAATTGCGGCCATTGCGGCAGGCGCCGATGTTTGCATCAGCAAACCCTTCAACACCATTGAGTTAATCGCCATCGTGCAACGTTTGGCCGCCCGACTCCCTCGAACCGTCAAAACAGGTTGGACCATTGACCCCGTCAGAGCGTTGTTAACAGGCCCTGCCAACAATGCCATTGACCTAACGGCCATGGAAACGGTGCTGCTCACCCAATTGGCCATGGCCCCCGAACAAGCGTTGCGCAGCGATGCCCTTGAAAAGGCCATCTGGGGTCTTTCAGATTTTTACAACAACAAGCGATTGCAAGTGTGTGTGTCGCGCTTGCGAAAAAAATTAACGCATCGCCATGGGCCCGAAGAGCTTCTGGCCACCTGCTGGCGTTCCACCTACCAATTTGTACCGCGCATGCATTTCGCGCCTAAGCATTGA
- a CDS encoding RidA family protein, translating into MSVYKRLEALHITLPPVATPAAAYVPFVKTGNLVFLSGHISKKEGQVWAGQLGKNIQTEEGKLAARAVAIDLMGTLQAAVGDLNQVKRIVKVMSLVNSTADFTEQHLVTNGCSELLGQVFGDAGIHARSAFGVAQLPMGACVEIELIAEIV; encoded by the coding sequence ATGTCCGTCTACAAACGCCTCGAAGCACTTCACATCACCTTGCCGCCAGTTGCAACGCCTGCAGCGGCCTACGTGCCCTTTGTCAAAACGGGCAATTTGGTGTTCCTCAGTGGCCACATTTCCAAAAAAGAGGGCCAAGTTTGGGCCGGCCAGCTTGGCAAGAACATTCAAACGGAAGAAGGCAAACTGGCCGCGCGCGCAGTGGCCATTGATTTGATGGGCACCCTGCAGGCAGCTGTAGGCGATCTCAATCAGGTCAAACGCATTGTCAAAGTGATGAGCCTGGTCAATTCCACGGCCGACTTCACCGAGCAACATCTGGTCACCAATGGTTGCAGCGAATTGTTAGGCCAAGTGTTTGGCGATGCTGGCATTCATGCGCGCAGTGCCTTTGGTGTGGCGCAATTGCCCATGGGCGCTTGCGTCGAAATTGAATTGATTGCCGAAATCGTTTAA
- a CDS encoding transglutaminase family protein gives MKLRITHETHYSYSPMVVTAQHVAHLEPVNTPCQTCLTHSFSTLPVSPKLRRQPDAFGNHRCYLSLPVAHNTLQVHAQSTLETYPLPLSQAKALQDHAETLNWEQAQGVYQYRAGQASDDATPFAYASHHAPIDQAFKRYALSSFTPRRPLIEAVRDLMQRIHTEFKYESLSTDISTPALTVLANKRGVCQDFAHVMLACLRSMGLAARYVSGYLLTEPPPGQARLIGSDASHAWVSLRVPQLNALTGSESWYDFDPTNNREGWCSPGEDYVRLAVGRDFADVSPLRGVLQGGTNHTLQVSVTVEPI, from the coding sequence ATGAAACTTCGCATCACGCACGAAACACACTACAGCTACAGCCCCATGGTGGTCACGGCGCAGCATGTGGCGCATCTCGAGCCCGTCAACACGCCTTGCCAAACTTGCCTCACGCATTCTTTCAGCACCTTGCCTGTCTCGCCAAAGCTCAGGCGTCAACCCGATGCATTTGGTAACCACCGCTGCTATTTGTCACTGCCCGTCGCTCACAACACTTTGCAGGTTCATGCGCAATCCACGCTGGAAACCTATCCCTTGCCCCTTTCACAAGCGAAAGCTTTGCAAGACCACGCTGAGACGCTCAATTGGGAGCAAGCCCAAGGGGTCTACCAATACAGAGCGGGTCAAGCCAGCGACGACGCCACCCCATTTGCTTATGCATCTCACCATGCCCCCATCGATCAGGCATTCAAACGCTATGCGCTCAGTAGCTTCACCCCTCGTCGACCCTTGATTGAAGCTGTCCGTGATTTGATGCAACGCATCCACACCGAATTCAAGTACGAATCCTTGAGCACCGACATCAGCACCCCTGCATTGACGGTGCTGGCCAACAAACGAGGCGTTTGCCAAGACTTTGCACACGTCATGCTGGCTTGTTTGCGCAGCATGGGCTTGGCGGCCAGGTATGTCAGCGGGTATTTGTTGACGGAACCCCCACCAGGTCAAGCTCGGCTGATTGGCAGTGATGCTTCACACGCCTGGGTTTCCTTGCGTGTGCCCCAGTTGAACGCATTAACGGGCTCAGAATCTTGGTACGATTTCGATCCCACCAACAATCGAGAAGGCTGGTGCAGTCCGGGCGAAGACTATGTGCGTCTGGCTGTTGGCCGAGATTTTGCCGACGTCTCGCCTTTGCGTGGTGTCTTACAAGGTGGCACGAACCACACATTGCAAGTCAGTGTCACTGTGGAGCCTATTTAA